Proteins encoded in a region of the Populus nigra chromosome 3, ddPopNigr1.1, whole genome shotgun sequence genome:
- the LOC133689713 gene encoding polyadenylate-binding protein-interacting protein 7-like, translating into MSLSKKGSLTNDTKLNLPSKATTLNPNAAEFVPYSLRSSSSPSGSTSNTADAATKFTTSGTVGKAVLDRSESSVSNASDDEAHQFWRHQLPDDITPDFKVMSDDESQGLGGLSLAGLSLHDSEVPRFHASSRSGYVLTEQQEPSPRHMNGSSFGEKMRYPSAYGEDPSSASFLNLPTKPWDKQIANGDHLLGNGREIHPYNGNSRHGFRSEILGEHAIVDDTEINPLGFLASQFPGFATESLAEVYFANGCDLNLTVEMLTQLELQVDGSFNQNTNSKTLSAPKNLSALDFPALTVLDNQNGSSKYTGDDLQQASVPYRSSNKDNMLLFKPGGSFSSRGAVDFASAVRKLASQDSSMWKHDRNGSADSTVGSSRSSHVLPSAYGGGHGRGIYADRLQSRGSGRQAPVWLETGEAVANMYSEMREEARDHARLRNAYFEQARQAYLIGNKALAKELSVKGQLHNMHMKEAHGKAQESIYHQRNPVSLEMQGTGRGHEQMIDLHGLHVTEAIHVLKHELSVLRSTAQAADQRLQVYICVGTGHHTRGSRTPARLPVAVQRYLLEEEGLDYTEPHPGLLRVVIY; encoded by the exons ATGAGCTTATCCAAGAAAGGTTCTTTAACCAACGATACAAAGCTTAATCTTCCAAGCAAAGCAACAACTTTGAACCCAAATGCAGCAGAGTTTGTTCCCTATTCCCTCAGATCATCTTCTTCGCCATCTGGAAGTACCTCAAACACTGCAGATGCTGCAACAAAATTCACTACTTCTGGAACTGTAGGAAAAGCAGTGCTTGATCGATCAGAATCATCTGTTTCTAATGCTTCTGATGATGAGGCCCATCAATTCTGGCGCCACCAGCTGCCAGATGATATCACCCCTGATTTTAAGGTTATGAGCGACGATGAGTCTCAGGGACTAGGAGGGCTCTCTTTAGCAGGCTTGTCTTTACATGACAGTGAAGTGCCTAGGTTCCATGCCTCCTCCAGAAGTGGATATGTATTGACTGAGCAGCAGGAACCATCTCCACGTCATATGAATGGTAGCAGCTTTGGTGAAAAGATGAGATATCCGTCTGCTTATGGAGAAGATCCTAGTTCAGCAAGTTTTCTGAATTTGCCAACTAAGCCGTGGGACAAGCAAATTGCAAACGGTGATCACCTTCTTGGCAATGGTAGGGAGATACATCCCTACAATGGAAATTCTAGACATGGGTTCAGGAGTGAAATATTGGGTGAGCATGCAATAGTGGATGATACTGAAATAAACCCTTTGGGGTTTTTGGCTTCACAATTCCCTGGGTTTGCTACTGAAAGCCTTGCAGAAGTTTATTTTGCAAATGGTTGTGACTTAAATCTCACTGTTGAGATGCTCACTCAGCTAGAG CTTCAAGTTGATGGCAGTTTCAATCAGAATACGAACTCGAAGACTTTGTCAGCTCCCAAAAATCTCAGTGCACTGGACTTTCCTGCACTTACAGTGCTAGATAATCAGAATGGTTCTTCAAAATATACTGGGGATGATCTTCAGCAAGCTAGTGTTCCTTATCGATCTTCTAACAAAGACAACATGCTTTTATTTAAACCTGGTGGTTCCTTTTCATCTAGAGGTGCAGTGGATTTTGCATCAGCTGTCAGGAAATTGGCATCTCAAGATTCTAGTATGTGGAAGCATGACAGAAATGGTTCTGCTGATTCCACAGTTGGCTCAAGCAGAAGTTCCCATGTTTTGCCTAGTGCTTATGGTGGTGGTCATGGGAGAGGCATTTATGCAGACAGGCTGCAAAGTCGCGGGTCAGGTCGACAAGCTCCTGTCTGGCTTGAAACTGGAGAAGCAGTGG CAAACATGTATTCTGAGATGCGGGAAGAAGCTCGTGATCATGCGCGTTTAAGGAATGCATACTTTGAACAG GCACGTCAAGCATACCTCATTGGGAATAAGGCTCTGGCAAAGGAATTGAGTGTCAAAGGACAACTGCACAATATGCATATGAAGGAAGCTCATGGAAAAGCTCAAGAATCTATTTATCACCAGAG GAATCCAGTCAGTCTAGAGATGCAGGGAACTGGAAGAGGACATGAACAAATGATAGACCTGCATGGTCTGCATGTAACTGAAGCCATTCATGTGCTAAAGCATGAATTGAGTGTTCTGAGGAGCACAGCCCAGGCAGCAGATCAGCGTTTGCAGGTCTATATATGTGTTGGAACAGGTCATCACACCAGAGGTTCACGCACTCCTGCAAGACTTCCCGTCGCTGTACAGCGATACCTGCTTGAAGAAGAGGGCCTTGACTACACAGAACCACATCCAGGGCTGCTTCGAGTAGTGATATATTGA
- the LOC133688226 gene encoding copper transporter 5.1-like yields MMHMTFYWGREVTILVNSWHTKTWLGYSLSLLACLLASIFYQYLENLRMRLKLISSGSVKAKPSPSATIAEPLLQTMGGGGKVRWSAARVGGAVLFGINSGIGYLLMLVVMSFNGGVFLAVVLGLAIGYLLFRSEDENSMLLDNPCACA; encoded by the coding sequence ATGATGCACATGACTTTCTATTGGGGCCGGGAGGTGACGATCCTGGTTAACTCATGGCACACAAAGACATGGCTCggttactctctctctctactcgCTTGTCTCCTCGCTTCCATCTTCTACCAGTACCTGGAGAACCTCCGCATGCGACTCAAACTCATCTCCTCCGGATCTGTGAAAGCGAAACCATCACCATCGGCTACGATCGCTGAGCCGCTGCTTCAAACGATGGGTGGTGGAGGAAAAGTGAGGTGGTCTGCCGCGAGAGTGGGAGGAGCTGTGCTTTTTGGGATAAATTCAGGGATTGGGTATCTGTTGATGTTAGTCGTCATGTCGTTTAACGGAGGGGTGTTTTTGGCTGTTGTCTTGGGGTTGGCAATTGGGTATTTGTTATTTAGAAGTGAAGATGAGAATTCGATGCTTCTTGATAATCCCTGTGCTTGTGcttag
- the LOC133688810 gene encoding uncharacterized protein LOC133688810, producing the protein MAAAVIKEAKPISSASEVEFAKCDCCGFSEECTPAYISRVRERYGGRWICGLCAEAVKDETCRAKTDISTDEALKQHTKFCQQFRSSTPPRNPTEELISAIKQLLRRGLDSPRKKKCSVFPSEGSSLSIES; encoded by the coding sequence ATGGCTGCGGCAGTGATTAAGGAAGCAAAACCAATCTCTTCAGCCTCTGAAGTTGAGTTTGCAAAATGTGACTGTTGCGGCTTTTCAGAAGAGTGCACGCCAGCTTATATTTCTCGGGTGCGAGAGAGGTATGGTGGTCGTTGGATTTGTGGATTGTGTGCAGAGGCTGTTAAAGACGAGACATGTAGGGCCAAAACTGATATTAGTACTGATGAGGCATTGAAGCAGCACACGAAGTTTTGTCAACAATTTAGATCTTCTACACCTCCAAGGAATCCTACCGAGGAATTGATTTCGGCCATAAAACAGCTGCTTCGACGAGGTTTGGATTCTCCTAGGAAGAAGAAATGTTCCGTTTTCCCATCAGAAGGCTCATCGCTTTCGATTGAGAGTTGA